A single genomic interval of uncultured Desulfobacter sp. harbors:
- a CDS encoding ATP-binding protein yields METAKEKELYSIKILDVYVALIREKYPEIEIENLMDDAGIENYSRGGVNSLWLCQAQLNRFHERLSLLTDNMRIDREAGRYVVKSECLGMIRSLVLPFVGVRRACGMMEKYAGGLTRSSRYTSRYTGKNKIEIVITPTEGIKEEPFQCEIRQGYFQGLADVFLHNELTVRHTECMFKGEKVCRYELTWKDSAFPILTILSWLAGAAAIAMLIALWIMPAGVLPKSFWLICPVLLSLGLGWAGQRVKSTALARSLSGIHTAREEVLSQIEINAENSKVIVDVGQVLGIEYPDACSFDRAASIVGKKLRYDRVMIMIANDEKTSLAYCGGYGFTEVEKLYIANYSIPFERTDAPEEVFYESFMHNKTILVNDMAWLRRKFPQSLEFIDRVKPRSFIVSPIEVDGEPIGIMIAGNTVTLRKLDKHDTNLVMGVAQHISGVYRRQTYEKQQGEFKRQIVQLQKMEALGVLAGGIAHDFNNILSPILGYTDLCLSICPEDEKMLKYLRRVKSASVRAQDLVAQILAFSRQGEKEYIRCHPGPIIKESLKLMRGSVPKNIKIETLVRTDLAPVMADPTQIHQLVMNLCTNAYHAMADNGGVLTVRLDEIYVKERSFEETRQILPGSYIHLQVEDTGHGMSRAVMDNIFEPYFTTKTEGRGTGMGLPIIKGIIARLKGYIFVDSTEGKGSCFDVYLPQAAEKRSV; encoded by the coding sequence ATGGAAACTGCAAAAGAAAAAGAACTGTATAGCATTAAGATACTCGATGTCTATGTGGCCCTTATTCGGGAAAAATATCCTGAAATTGAAATCGAGAATCTCATGGACGACGCTGGGATCGAGAACTATAGCCGGGGTGGTGTTAACTCCCTGTGGCTTTGCCAGGCACAGCTCAATCGGTTCCATGAGCGTTTGAGTCTGCTTACAGATAATATGCGAATTGACCGGGAGGCCGGCCGGTACGTAGTGAAATCCGAATGTCTGGGAATGATTCGCAGCTTGGTGCTGCCCTTTGTCGGGGTCAGACGGGCCTGTGGGATGATGGAAAAATATGCCGGGGGCCTGACACGGTCTTCGCGATATACCAGCCGTTATACAGGAAAAAATAAAATCGAGATTGTGATCACGCCCACTGAAGGGATAAAAGAAGAGCCATTCCAGTGCGAGATCCGACAGGGCTATTTCCAGGGACTTGCCGATGTTTTCCTTCATAATGAACTGACCGTGCGCCATACGGAATGTATGTTCAAGGGGGAAAAGGTCTGCCGGTATGAGCTTACCTGGAAGGATTCGGCGTTTCCCATACTTACCATACTTTCCTGGCTTGCCGGTGCTGCCGCAATAGCGATGCTCATTGCGTTGTGGATAATGCCTGCTGGTGTTTTGCCCAAAAGTTTTTGGTTGATTTGTCCTGTCTTATTGTCTCTTGGTTTGGGGTGGGCCGGCCAGCGGGTAAAATCAACGGCGCTTGCAAGGTCTTTAAGCGGTATTCATACGGCCAGGGAAGAGGTGCTCAGTCAGATTGAAATCAATGCGGAAAATTCAAAGGTTATTGTTGATGTTGGACAGGTCCTGGGGATTGAGTATCCTGATGCGTGCAGCTTTGACCGGGCCGCAAGTATCGTGGGTAAAAAACTTCGGTATGACCGTGTGATGATCATGATTGCCAATGATGAGAAAACGTCTTTGGCCTATTGCGGCGGATATGGATTCACCGAGGTCGAAAAGCTGTATATTGCCAATTACAGCATCCCCTTTGAAAGAACGGACGCGCCCGAAGAGGTGTTTTACGAGTCCTTCATGCATAATAAAACCATACTTGTTAACGATATGGCATGGCTTAGGCGCAAATTTCCCCAAAGTCTGGAATTTATCGACCGGGTCAAACCCCGCTCCTTTATTGTCAGCCCCATTGAAGTGGACGGCGAGCCCATTGGCATTATGATTGCCGGAAATACGGTTACCCTCAGAAAACTGGACAAACATGACACCAACCTGGTTATGGGCGTGGCCCAGCACATCAGCGGCGTTTACAGGCGGCAGACGTATGAAAAACAGCAGGGTGAATTTAAACGCCAGATCGTGCAGCTTCAGAAGATGGAGGCCCTTGGCGTGCTGGCCGGCGGTATTGCCCATGATTTTAATAATATTTTGTCCCCCATCCTTGGGTATACGGATTTGTGCCTGTCAATATGCCCGGAAGATGAAAAGATGCTCAAATACCTTCGCAGGGTGAAAAGCGCATCTGTCCGCGCCCAGGATTTGGTGGCCCAGATTCTGGCATTCAGCCGCCAGGGGGAAAAGGAATATATCCGATGCCACCCCGGCCCCATTATCAAGGAGAGCTTAAAGTTGATGCGGGGCTCTGTTCCCAAAAACATAAAGATCGAAACGTTAGTCAGAACGGATCTTGCGCCTGTTATGGCAGACCCCACCCAGATTCATCAACTTGTTATGAATCTTTGTACCAATGCCTATCATGCCATGGCGGATAACGGCGGTGTTCTTACCGTCCGTCTGGATGAGATTTACGTTAAAGAAAGGTCTTTTGAAGAGACGCGTCAGATATTGCCCGGCTCCTATATTCATTTGCAGGTGGAGGATACGGGACACGGGATGAGCCGTGCTGTTATGGATAATATATTTGAGCCCTATTTTACAACAAAGACAGAAGGACGGGGCACGGGCATGGGTCTTCCCATTATCAAAGGTATTATAGCCCGGCTCAAGGGCTATATATTTGTGGACAGTACTGAAGGAAAAGGCAGTTGTTTTGATGTTTACCTGCCCCAGGCGGCTGAAAAAAGATCGGTATAA
- a CDS encoding efflux RND transporter periplasmic adaptor subunit has protein sequence MKIKFSVLLLVLMLLVSTPACKKADQKNAKAIPPVSVSVYKTLAQDVPIYQIFVGQIYGVKDIAIRARVEGFLKGVHFKEGSAVKAGDLLYTIESQPFEAQVASMKGLLAEAETRKVKAKRDLDRYRPLAKMNAVSQSDLDGAVAAYDAAKAGVTAAQANVRAAQIQMGYTKVYSPIDGIIGKTKAKVGDFVGRDPNPVILNTVSNTKSVLAEFFLTESEYLGVARHLKASGREEIDRGKSSNIDIQLILADGSVYPHKGSPNFMDRQIDPTTGAILVQVSFPNPDGLLRPGQFGKIKAMIASVKDGVLVPQRCITDLQGLKKVFVVGGDGVVKEQDVTLGPDIDNFVLIKKGLSGGEFVVYEGLQKVADGTKVTAEEVKVDRIAQEDA, from the coding sequence ATGAAAATTAAATTTAGCGTTCTACTGCTGGTGCTCATGTTGCTGGTTTCGACACCGGCCTGTAAAAAAGCCGATCAGAAAAACGCCAAGGCCATTCCGCCTGTAAGTGTAAGCGTATATAAAACACTTGCCCAGGATGTGCCCATTTACCAAATTTTTGTGGGTCAGATTTACGGTGTCAAGGACATTGCCATAAGGGCCCGGGTGGAAGGTTTTTTAAAAGGGGTTCACTTCAAGGAGGGCTCGGCGGTTAAGGCTGGTGATCTGCTTTACACCATCGAAAGCCAGCCTTTTGAGGCTCAGGTCGCTTCAATGAAAGGGCTTCTTGCCGAGGCCGAGACAAGAAAGGTTAAGGCCAAACGGGATCTGGACCGATACCGGCCCCTGGCAAAGATGAATGCCGTATCCCAAAGCGATCTCGACGGAGCCGTGGCTGCCTACGATGCGGCAAAAGCCGGTGTGACCGCAGCCCAGGCCAATGTCCGGGCTGCCCAGATCCAGATGGGATATACCAAGGTCTATTCTCCCATTGACGGCATCATTGGGAAAACAAAAGCCAAGGTCGGGGACTTTGTGGGCCGTGATCCCAATCCTGTCATTTTGAATACCGTTTCCAATACCAAATCCGTTTTAGCCGAATTTTTCTTGACGGAATCCGAATACCTTGGGGTCGCCCGTCATCTTAAGGCATCCGGGCGGGAAGAAATAGACCGGGGAAAATCCTCCAATATTGATATCCAGTTGATTCTGGCCGATGGCTCTGTTTACCCTCACAAGGGGTCGCCTAATTTCATGGACCGGCAGATTGACCCTACCACCGGTGCGATTCTGGTGCAGGTCTCCTTTCCCAACCCGGATGGCCTGTTGCGCCCCGGTCAGTTCGGCAAGATCAAGGCCATGATCGCCAGCGTCAAGGACGGTGTGCTTGTTCCCCAGCGCTGCATCACGGACCTGCAAGGTCTTAAAAAGGTGTTCGTGGTGGGTGGCGACGGCGTCGTAAAGGAGCAGGATGTTACCCTTGGACCGGATATTGACAATTTTGTGCTGATTAAAAAAGGCCTTTCAGGTGGTGAATTCGTTGTGTATGAAGGGTTGCAGAAAGTTGCCGACGGGACCAAGGTGACGGCCGAAGAGGTGAAGGTGGACCGTATAGCGCAGGAAGATGCATAA
- a CDS encoding multidrug efflux RND transporter permease subunit, which yields MGAFFVRRPIVAMVIAIVTVILGVLSLLQLPMEQYPDITPPIVQVRASYTGANATNVEASVATPLEQDINGVDNMLYMKSVNANDGTMTINVSFEIGTDPDMNTVFVQNRVSAATAKLPEEVKRLGVTTEKSLPNILMLVSLTDPSNKYDQTFLNNYALINIKDSLARLKGIGRVDVLGGSDYSMRIWIKPDRLAQLDMTVSEITNAIKAQNVIVPGGKFGAEPAPDGTEFTYTVRLPDRLASSEAFGDIVIRTTDSGAQVKIMDVARVELGVESYDVVSRLDGKPCSIIALYQAPGSNAVNLAKQIRSVMGQLSKSFPKGMRYDVSLDATLPITKGINEIIETLVIALALVIFVVFIFIQDWRATLIPTIAIPVSLLGAFVAFPLLGFTVNNLSLLGLVLAIGIVVDDAIVVVEAVQVNIAKGMESKPATVEAMREVTAPIIATTLVLVAVFLPVSAMGGITGRLYQQFALTIVVSVLFSSVNALSLSPALCGLLLKAPKPYRGPLGMFFSMFNNAFDTSTNVYTKITRMVVRKALLGVIFIIAVCCGTGILGKLLPGGFIPTEDMGYFMVNVQLPDAASLQRSDAVTRQVEKIIAKHPEVEYVTNATGYSMLSSSMGPNYGFLFISLKDWDQRDKTADDLVNELNKEFYFGVNQAQVFAFAPPAIPGLGTGSGFTFMLQDRVGNTPAYLGHQANQFIAAAQKRPEIGSIRTTFSPNVPQKRIEVNRDKALKAGIDLNDIYTAIGTFLGGTYVNDFNRFGRLYRAYIQAEPEYRLNEKKLGRFFVRNKAGKSVPISAFIKVEDVYGPDYTNRFNLMRTAEISGTPAQGYTSAQAMAALEAVAAEVLPDDMAYAWSDMSFQEKAASGTGTMVFVFSLIFVFLILAAQYESWSLPLSILLGTPFALLGAMGLLYLARFLDLTYENNVFAQISLVMLIGMAAKNAILIVEFANIKFHEGMSLFDAAIESAKIRFRPILMTAFSFILGILPLVVATGAGALSRKVMGVALLGGMCLATLLGVFFYPMLFVLVGKLCRYEKKRDLANTQPSSNKKA from the coding sequence ATGGGTGCTTTTTTTGTCCGGCGACCAATAGTCGCCATGGTTATTGCGATTGTCACGGTAATCCTGGGTGTTTTGTCTTTATTACAGCTGCCCATGGAGCAGTATCCCGATATTACCCCGCCCATTGTGCAGGTGCGTGCCAGCTACACGGGTGCCAACGCAACGAATGTGGAAGCCTCTGTGGCCACACCGCTTGAACAGGATATCAACGGTGTGGACAATATGCTCTACATGAAATCGGTGAACGCCAATGATGGTACCATGACCATTAACGTTTCCTTTGAGATCGGCACTGATCCGGACATGAATACCGTATTTGTGCAGAACCGCGTGTCAGCCGCCACGGCCAAACTGCCTGAGGAGGTCAAGCGTTTAGGGGTGACCACGGAAAAATCGCTGCCCAACATTCTGATGTTGGTGTCACTCACCGATCCGTCGAACAAATATGATCAGACTTTTTTGAACAACTATGCTTTGATTAATATCAAGGACTCCCTGGCGCGGTTGAAAGGTATCGGCCGGGTGGATGTCCTGGGTGGCTCAGACTACTCCATGCGCATCTGGATCAAGCCGGACCGCCTGGCCCAGCTCGACATGACCGTATCTGAAATTACCAATGCCATTAAGGCCCAAAACGTCATTGTGCCGGGGGGGAAGTTCGGGGCTGAACCCGCACCTGATGGGACGGAATTTACCTATACCGTGCGGCTGCCCGATCGGCTTGCTTCCAGTGAGGCCTTTGGCGATATCGTCATCCGCACCACGGATAGCGGGGCCCAGGTCAAAATTATGGACGTGGCTCGTGTGGAACTTGGCGTGGAGTCCTACGATGTGGTTTCTCGCTTGGACGGCAAACCCTGTTCCATTATTGCCCTGTATCAGGCGCCGGGGTCTAATGCCGTGAACCTGGCCAAGCAGATCCGGTCGGTGATGGGCCAGCTGTCCAAATCCTTTCCCAAGGGTATGCGGTATGACGTGTCACTGGATGCCACACTTCCCATCACCAAAGGTATTAACGAAATCATTGAGACCCTTGTGATTGCCCTGGCCCTGGTTATTTTTGTTGTTTTTATTTTTATTCAGGACTGGCGGGCCACCCTGATCCCCACCATTGCCATTCCGGTCTCCCTGCTCGGGGCGTTTGTGGCGTTTCCGCTGTTGGGCTTCACGGTGAATAACCTGTCTTTGCTGGGGCTTGTGCTGGCCATTGGTATTGTGGTGGATGATGCCATTGTGGTGGTGGAGGCGGTCCAGGTCAATATTGCCAAGGGTATGGAATCCAAACCCGCCACGGTTGAAGCCATGCGCGAGGTTACCGCACCCATTATAGCCACCACCCTGGTTCTTGTGGCGGTGTTCTTGCCCGTATCAGCCATGGGCGGTATTACCGGACGGCTTTACCAGCAGTTTGCCCTTACCATTGTAGTTTCAGTTCTCTTTTCCTCCGTCAATGCGTTGTCTTTAAGCCCGGCTCTTTGCGGTTTGCTGCTTAAAGCCCCTAAACCCTACCGGGGGCCTTTGGGTATGTTTTTTTCAATGTTTAATAACGCCTTTGACACCTCCACTAATGTGTATACCAAAATTACCCGCATGGTTGTCCGCAAGGCTTTGCTCGGTGTTATTTTTATTATCGCGGTGTGTTGCGGTACCGGCATTTTGGGTAAACTTTTGCCCGGCGGGTTTATTCCCACAGAGGACATGGGCTATTTCATGGTCAATGTACAGCTGCCCGATGCAGCATCCCTCCAGCGTTCGGACGCCGTGACCCGACAGGTGGAAAAGATTATTGCCAAACACCCGGAAGTGGAATATGTGACCAATGCCACGGGTTATTCCATGCTCTCTTCCTCCATGGGACCCAATTACGGGTTTTTGTTTATTTCGCTCAAGGATTGGGATCAGCGGGATAAAACAGCAGATGATCTGGTCAATGAGTTAAATAAAGAGTTTTATTTCGGGGTCAATCAGGCCCAGGTGTTTGCCTTTGCCCCGCCGGCCATCCCCGGCCTTGGTACGGGCTCCGGGTTCACCTTTATGCTCCAGGACCGTGTGGGCAATACCCCGGCGTATCTGGGGCACCAGGCCAACCAGTTCATTGCGGCAGCCCAAAAACGGCCGGAAATTGGATCCATTCGTACCACCTTCAGCCCCAACGTGCCCCAGAAGCGTATTGAGGTAAACCGGGACAAAGCATTAAAAGCCGGCATCGATCTCAATGACATCTATACCGCCATCGGTACGTTCTTGGGTGGCACCTATGTCAACGATTTTAACAGGTTTGGACGTCTTTACCGGGCCTATATCCAGGCGGAACCCGAGTACCGGCTAAACGAAAAAAAGTTGGGCCGGTTCTTTGTGAGAAATAAGGCAGGAAAAAGCGTGCCCATATCTGCGTTTATCAAGGTCGAAGATGTGTACGGTCCCGATTATACCAACCGGTTCAACCTCATGCGGACCGCAGAAATATCCGGGACCCCTGCCCAGGGCTACACATCGGCCCAGGCCATGGCAGCCCTGGAAGCGGTGGCCGCCGAAGTGCTGCCCGATGACATGGCTTACGCCTGGAGCGATATGTCCTTCCAAGAAAAGGCCGCTTCCGGCACCGGGACCATGGTTTTTGTATTTTCATTGATTTTTGTGTTCCTGATTCTGGCGGCCCAGTACGAGAGCTGGTCCCTTCCCTTAAGCATCCTTTTGGGGACACCCTTTGCCCTGTTGGGGGCCATGGGACTTTTGTACCTGGCGCGGTTTTTGGATTTAACTTACGAAAACAACGTATTTGCCCAGATCTCCCTGGTGATGCTCATTGGCATGGCTGCCAAGAATGCCATTTTGATTGTGGAGTTTGCCAATATTAAGTTTCACGAGGGGATGAGCCTGTTTGATGCGGCCATTGAGTCGGCAAAAATACGGTTCCGTCCGATCCTGATGACGGCATTTTCTTTTATCCTGGGTATTTTACCGCTGGTGGTGGCCACGGGCGCAGGCGCCTTGTCGCGTAAAGTCATGGGCGTGGCGCTTTTGGGCGGCATGTGCCTGGCCACGTTGCTTGGGGTGTTTTTCTATCCCATGCTGTTCGTGCTTGTCGGCAAGCTGTGCCGGTATGAAAAGAAACGAGATTTGGCTAACACTCAACCATCGAGTAACAAGAAAGCTTGA
- a CDS encoding efflux transporter outer membrane subunit, with translation MNRLSSTPALFIVLVLLSGFGLSGCLTLGPDFEPPVVDVPAAYRFAPADSGSDQDLKWWELFKDPVLYELVTTALENNQDLKTALSRIEEARFSYGVTRADQFPAVDLGAGASVGNYAGTRSTYTNNNYYVAPNLSWELDFWGKFKRSTAAAQAEILASAYGAWAVRTTLISDVVSAYYQLLDYRQRLNMSRETLISRQEGLDIITKRFDKGIIPEIDVNQAQIQLEVAAGAIPSYERLIAKTEHQLKLLMGFLPGAVRTGIALEKQALPPMIPVGMPASLLERRPEIKRALALVHASNEKIGVAVAQRFPAISLTGALGLASSEVSNITTSGGIWNVSGGLLGPLFDFNKSKFRVEVVKEQTRQALFSYQEVVLTAFKEVEDALVEVDTYRRESEASQRKVTAAENAYKLSFERYDKGVSSYLEVLDSQRTLFSAQLEYSLNRQLYFNAYVKLYKALGGGWLSKRTDAVENVVMPNNDAP, from the coding sequence ATGAATAGATTGTCGTCCACTCCCGCATTGTTTATCGTCTTGGTCCTTTTGTCAGGATTCGGCCTGTCCGGCTGCCTTACCCTGGGGCCTGATTTTGAACCCCCTGTCGTGGATGTTCCGGCAGCGTACCGGTTTGCCCCGGCGGATTCCGGCAGCGACCAGGATTTAAAGTGGTGGGAGCTGTTCAAAGACCCGGTGCTTTATGAACTTGTGACCACAGCTCTTGAAAACAACCAGGATTTGAAAACGGCATTAAGCCGGATTGAAGAGGCCAGATTCTCCTACGGGGTGACCCGGGCCGATCAGTTCCCGGCTGTCGACCTTGGGGCAGGCGCGTCTGTGGGCAACTATGCGGGAACCCGGTCCACATATACCAACAATAATTATTATGTAGCTCCCAACCTGTCCTGGGAATTGGATTTCTGGGGAAAATTCAAGCGATCCACTGCTGCGGCCCAGGCCGAGATTCTGGCCTCGGCCTACGGTGCATGGGCTGTACGCACCACACTTATTTCCGATGTGGTGTCCGCCTATTACCAGCTTCTGGACTATCGCCAGCGCCTGAATATGTCCCGGGAAACCCTTATCTCCCGGCAGGAAGGTCTGGATATTATTACCAAACGGTTTGACAAGGGGATTATTCCGGAAATTGATGTGAACCAGGCCCAGATTCAGCTGGAAGTGGCCGCCGGCGCCATCCCCTCCTATGAACGCCTGATTGCGAAAACTGAACACCAGTTGAAATTGCTTATGGGCTTTTTGCCCGGGGCGGTGCGAACGGGCATTGCACTGGAGAAACAGGCGCTGCCTCCCATGATTCCTGTGGGCATGCCTGCATCCCTTCTGGAGCGTCGTCCTGAAATCAAGAGAGCCCTGGCTCTTGTGCATGCCAGCAACGAAAAAATCGGTGTGGCTGTGGCCCAGCGGTTTCCAGCCATCAGTCTGACCGGTGCGTTAGGGCTTGCCTCTTCCGAAGTATCTAATATTACCACTAGTGGCGGGATATGGAACGTAAGCGGCGGCCTTTTAGGCCCTTTGTTTGATTTCAATAAAAGCAAATTCAGGGTGGAAGTGGTCAAGGAACAGACCCGTCAGGCACTGTTTAGCTACCAGGAAGTGGTGCTCACCGCCTTTAAGGAGGTGGAGGATGCTTTAGTGGAAGTAGATACCTACAGAAGGGAAAGTGAAGCGTCCCAGCGTAAGGTGACTGCGGCTGAAAATGCGTATAAGCTTTCTTTTGAGCGGTATGACAAGGGGGTCAGTTCCTATCTTGAAGTACTGGATTCCCAACGCACCCTGTTTTCCGCCCAGCTTGAGTATTCCCTAAACAGACAGCTCTATTTCAACGCCTATGTCAAGCTTTATAAGGCCCTTGGCGGGGGATGGCTTTCAAAAAGGACTGACGCTGTGGAAAATGTTGTCATGCCAAACAATGATGCCCCGTAA
- a CDS encoding efflux transporter outer membrane subunit: MKTRYLIFGVIISFTLLLAGCIVGPDYIRPEVPEPQKWLEEKNPSIKSESADFDQWWTVFNDPVIDRLVKMASEQNLSLRIAGIRILEARAQLGIAIGDFYPQSQSVGGSYSYTDASKHTANSQPGADFKYGNMDIGFDAAWELDFWGKFRRAVESDIRTLEASIANYDDILVTLTAEVVRTYVLIRTLERRLGISIENVKTQKQSLQITETRFKEGDITELDVQQARALLRDTQAQIPRIQADLRQSKNGLAILLGMLPGELKDILEASTSIPIVPGELIVGIPSELLRRRPDIRLAEHQLGAQGARIGVAQADLYPHFSLFGSIGLHASDASVTAAGFPGGSSFGDLWDSDSVSFFGGAGFSWNIFNYGRIKNRVRVQDARFEQLAVNYKNKVLKAAQETEDAMVSFLRSREEAEFLSESVDAATRSVGLAMIQYREGLVDYQRVLDSQRFQSQEQDLLTQTQGSVVQNFIAVFKALGGGWQIREGKYFVPEETRKKMQERTDWGNLLSPTKQETPLDDKNRLELQKPEW; this comes from the coding sequence ATGAAAACACGATATCTCATCTTTGGAGTGATTATCAGTTTTACCCTGTTGCTTGCCGGATGCATAGTTGGGCCGGATTATATCCGACCCGAAGTACCGGAACCACAAAAATGGCTTGAGGAAAAAAATCCTTCCATCAAGAGTGAATCGGCTGATTTTGATCAATGGTGGACGGTCTTTAATGATCCGGTTATTGACAGACTTGTCAAGATGGCTTCTGAGCAAAACCTTTCTCTTAGAATCGCAGGTATCAGAATTCTGGAGGCCCGGGCCCAGTTGGGAATCGCTATCGGAGATTTTTATCCTCAGTCGCAATCTGTAGGAGGAAGTTATTCCTATACAGATGCGAGCAAACACACGGCAAATTCACAGCCTGGGGCAGACTTTAAATACGGCAATATGGATATTGGATTTGACGCTGCCTGGGAATTGGATTTCTGGGGTAAATTCCGCCGTGCCGTTGAATCAGACATACGTACACTTGAAGCGTCAATTGCAAATTATGATGACATCCTGGTCACGCTCACTGCCGAGGTGGTCCGCACCTATGTTCTTATCCGTACACTGGAGAGGCGCCTGGGCATTTCTATAGAGAACGTAAAAACTCAGAAACAGTCTCTTCAAATTACCGAAACCCGTTTCAAAGAAGGGGACATCACAGAACTGGATGTACAACAGGCCAGAGCCCTTCTGCGGGATACCCAGGCCCAAATTCCCAGGATACAGGCTGACCTTCGTCAGAGCAAGAACGGGCTTGCCATTTTACTTGGCATGCTTCCCGGGGAACTCAAGGATATATTAGAAGCATCGACATCCATTCCCATAGTACCGGGTGAGTTAATAGTGGGGATTCCCTCGGAATTGCTGCGCCGACGTCCGGATATCCGCCTTGCAGAGCATCAGCTTGGCGCCCAGGGCGCCCGGATCGGTGTCGCACAGGCAGACCTTTACCCCCATTTTTCACTGTTCGGCTCCATCGGTTTGCATGCGAGCGACGCATCTGTAACAGCAGCCGGTTTTCCCGGCGGCTCCTCATTTGGCGATTTATGGGATTCCGACAGCGTCTCTTTTTTCGGTGGTGCTGGTTTTAGCTGGAACATCTTTAACTACGGACGCATCAAAAACCGTGTTCGTGTTCAGGATGCCCGGTTCGAGCAACTGGCTGTTAATTATAAAAATAAAGTACTCAAGGCGGCTCAGGAAACAGAAGACGCCATGGTTTCTTTTTTGCGATCACGGGAGGAGGCTGAGTTTTTGTCGGAAAGTGTGGATGCAGCCACACGTTCAGTGGGCCTTGCCATGATTCAGTACCGGGAAGGACTGGTGGACTATCAAAGAGTTCTGGATTCCCAGCGATTTCAGAGCCAAGAGCAGGACCTTTTGACCCAAACTCAAGGCTCTGTCGTTCAGAATTTTATTGCTGTGTTTAAAGCTCTCGGAGGAGGCTGGCAGATTCGTGAAGGAAAATATTTTGTTCCTGAGGAAACCCGAAAAAAGATGCAGGAACGGACGGACTGGGGAAATTTGCTGTCCCCCACAAAACAGGAAACACCATTAGATGATAAAAACAGATTGGAATTGCAAAAGCCGGAATGGTAA